From the Pseudopipra pipra isolate bDixPip1 chromosome 22, bDixPip1.hap1, whole genome shotgun sequence genome, one window contains:
- the RNF186 gene encoding E3 ubiquitin-protein ligase RNF186 produces MEKSTDKPNKEDGCLALRVLQAEEDGPAPAAGGAAEMSRAGPLTQNTNQGKRLGFTEECIKEMERPSATEQDSHAAFKPAILERDCPHSKPLVVLTNTGCPKTCTLEMNHQCSTTSVDLDCLICFNKYNIYRVPKLLDCQHAFCAVCLKLILRKVENTWIITCPLCRKPTFVSEGLIRTLQNKEDILEHLENLESDPEVHIPTMGLDSKSWIQSSQDILNIGENVPADTSLAVQRLVLLLLLGVILAILILPFMYLGRVKWVICLLLTLGLVMSMVLCCTPKFHWRCKRDSPTSCDKETHVVTVA; encoded by the coding sequence ATGGAGAAATCCACTGACAAGCCAAACAAGGAAGACGGATGTCTGGCTCTGCGAGTACTGCAGGCTGAGGAGGACGGTCCTGCGCCCGCggcaggaggtgctgcagaAATGAGCAGGGCAGGACCCCTAACACAGAATACAAATCAAGGGAAGAGACTGGGATTCACTGAAGAGTGTATTAAAGAAATGGAGAGGCCTTCAGCCACAGAGCAAGACAGTCATGCTGCCTTCAAACCAGCAATTTTGGAAAGAGACTGTCCACACTCAAAGCCTCTTGTTGTGCTAACGAACACAGGCTGTCCCAAAACTTGCACATTGGAAATGAACCACCAGTGTTCAACCACATCCGTGGACTTGGATTGCCTGATCTGCTTCAACAAGTACAACATCTACAGAGTCCCAAAGCTCCTGGACTGCCAGCACGCCTTCTGTGCTGTCTGCCTCAAGCTTATTCTCAGGAAAGTGGAGAATACCTGGATCATCACCTGCCCTCTGTGCAGAAAACCCACTTTTGTGTCAGAAGGGCTCATCCGCACACTCCAGAATAAAGAAGACATCTTGGAGCACTTGGAAAACCTCGAGTCAGACCCAGAGGTGCACATCCCTACCATGGGGCTGGACAGCAAGAGCTGGATTCAGAGCAGCCAAGACATTTTAAACATAGGGGAGAATGTTCCAGCAGacaccagcctggctgtgcagaGACTTgtactgctcctgctgctcggGGTGATCCTCGCCATCCTCATCCTCCCCTTTATGTACTTGGGAAGGGTCAAATGGGTGATTTGTCTCCTGCTTACTCTGGGGTTGGTCATGTCCATGGTGCTTTGCTGCACTCCTAAATTCCACTGGAGGTGCAAGAGGGACTCGCCCACCTCCTGTGACAAGGAGACCCACGTTGTTACTGTTGCCTGA